A region from the Sandaracinus amylolyticus genome encodes:
- a CDS encoding aldo/keto reductase: MTLRYRLLGRSGLRVSELCLGTMSFGEQWGFGADEKTSHRVLDAYAEAGGNFLDTANKYHGGQTEEFVGSWLQGKRDRNVVATKYTLSMDHSDPNASGNHRKNLVRSVEASLARMRTDYVDLLWVHAWDDWTPWQETMRALDDVVRSGKVLYVGVSDAPAWIVSAANVAAELRDWTPFVGLQIEYSLLQRTPERDLLPMARHFGMSVCAWGPLAAGVLTGKYTRAGVQNDSLRTQGNEQRGRTNERSLAIARAVDAIADELGVTSSQVATAWVRAQGYEMIPILGARKVEQIADTMKSVEVTLSPAHLAKLDEVSRIELGFPHDFLASNGVRDLVRGEIRTRIDGRVAR, from the coding sequence ATGACGCTGCGTTATCGACTGCTCGGGCGCTCGGGGCTGCGCGTCTCGGAGCTGTGCCTCGGCACCATGAGCTTCGGCGAGCAATGGGGCTTCGGCGCCGACGAGAAGACGAGCCATCGCGTGCTCGACGCGTACGCCGAGGCGGGCGGCAACTTCCTCGACACCGCGAACAAGTACCACGGCGGTCAGACCGAGGAATTCGTCGGGAGCTGGCTGCAGGGCAAGCGCGATCGGAACGTCGTCGCGACGAAGTACACGCTCTCGATGGATCACTCGGATCCCAACGCGTCGGGCAATCACCGCAAGAACCTCGTGCGCTCGGTCGAGGCGAGCCTCGCGCGGATGCGCACCGACTACGTCGATCTGCTCTGGGTGCACGCGTGGGACGACTGGACGCCGTGGCAGGAGACGATGCGCGCGCTCGACGACGTGGTGCGCAGCGGCAAGGTGCTCTACGTCGGCGTGAGCGACGCGCCCGCGTGGATCGTGTCGGCGGCGAACGTCGCGGCGGAGCTGCGCGACTGGACGCCGTTCGTCGGGCTGCAGATCGAGTACAGCCTGCTGCAGCGCACGCCGGAGCGTGATCTCCTGCCGATGGCGCGGCACTTCGGGATGTCGGTGTGCGCGTGGGGTCCGCTCGCGGCGGGCGTGCTCACCGGCAAGTACACGCGCGCCGGCGTGCAGAACGACTCGCTGCGCACCCAGGGCAACGAGCAGCGCGGGCGCACGAACGAGCGCTCGCTCGCGATCGCGCGCGCGGTCGATGCGATCGCCGACGAGCTCGGCGTGACGTCGTCGCAGGTCGCGACCGCGTGGGTGCGCGCGCAGGGCTACGAGATGATCCCGATCCTCGGCGCGCGGAAGGTCGAGCAGATCGCGGACACGATGAAGAGCGTCGAGGTGACGCTGAGCCCGGCGCACCTCGCGAAGCTCGACGAGGTGAGCCGCATCGAGCTCGGCTTCCCCCACGACTTCCTCGCGTCGAACGGCGTGCGCGATCTCGTGCGCGGCGAGATCCGCACGCGCATCGACGGGCGCGTCGCGCGCTGA
- a CDS encoding formylglycine-generating enzyme family protein, producing MSRGWSVIALAMIVAGCEVDPYCIACPDPIDGGVSDAARDARASDEDAEVPVDAGECVPTDGAVELCNELDDDCDDLVDEGFDLQSDPTNCGECGTQCRFPNAEGQCTSGACAVTACFDGFVDLDDVPGCEYACPVFPTQGEECNGFDDDCDGVVDEMLPAPPPGLCRTTPGTPCAGVVPTCTTREGRTTWFCDYPASVEFDPVVPNGIALEETRCDGEDGDCDGLRDESFATLGDACDNGARGACRDAGEIACDPADDSRTICDLSVLPDPVPGAPLAVELCNGVDDDCDGTIDDSDPTDPGRVRDDMVQITRGATTFWIYRHEASRPDSSASAAGASTARACGRGGVLPWTSIGYDEAAAACAAAGHRLCTAAEWRAACEGASGRDYPYGDAYEAATCNGADRDAVAGGAIDSRLEATGALAMCLSEEGVLDMSGNAKEWTADQRGTASGGGRIFVVRGGSHESPELGLTCTTELSRATEDTLLGSLGFRCCDSDGP from the coding sequence ATGAGCCGCGGGTGGAGCGTGATCGCGCTCGCGATGATCGTCGCGGGCTGCGAGGTGGATCCCTACTGCATCGCGTGCCCGGACCCGATCGACGGAGGTGTGAGCGACGCCGCGCGCGACGCGCGCGCCTCCGACGAGGACGCCGAGGTCCCCGTCGACGCGGGCGAGTGCGTGCCCACCGACGGCGCGGTCGAGCTCTGCAACGAGCTCGACGACGACTGCGACGATCTCGTCGACGAGGGCTTCGACCTCCAGAGCGATCCGACGAACTGCGGCGAATGTGGCACTCAGTGCCGCTTTCCGAACGCCGAGGGGCAGTGCACGAGCGGCGCGTGCGCCGTGACCGCGTGCTTCGACGGCTTCGTCGATCTCGACGACGTGCCGGGCTGCGAGTACGCGTGCCCGGTCTTCCCGACGCAGGGCGAGGAGTGCAACGGCTTCGACGACGACTGCGACGGAGTCGTCGACGAGATGCTCCCCGCGCCGCCGCCCGGTCTGTGCCGCACCACGCCGGGCACGCCGTGCGCGGGCGTCGTCCCCACGTGCACGACGCGCGAGGGCCGCACCACGTGGTTCTGCGACTACCCCGCGAGCGTCGAGTTCGATCCCGTCGTGCCCAACGGCATCGCGCTCGAGGAGACGCGCTGCGACGGCGAGGACGGCGACTGCGACGGCCTGCGCGACGAGAGCTTCGCGACGCTCGGCGACGCGTGCGACAACGGCGCGCGCGGCGCGTGCCGCGACGCCGGCGAGATCGCGTGCGACCCCGCGGACGACTCGCGCACGATCTGCGATCTGAGCGTGCTGCCCGATCCGGTGCCGGGCGCGCCGCTCGCGGTCGAGCTGTGCAACGGCGTCGACGACGACTGCGACGGGACGATCGACGACAGCGATCCGACCGACCCGGGGCGCGTGCGCGACGACATGGTGCAGATCACGCGCGGCGCGACGACGTTCTGGATCTATCGCCACGAAGCGTCGCGCCCGGACTCGAGCGCGAGCGCGGCGGGCGCGTCGACCGCGCGTGCGTGTGGTCGCGGCGGCGTGCTGCCGTGGACGAGCATCGGCTACGACGAAGCGGCCGCGGCGTGCGCGGCGGCGGGACATCGCCTGTGCACCGCGGCGGAGTGGCGCGCGGCGTGTGAAGGCGCGAGCGGTCGCGACTATCCGTACGGCGACGCGTACGAGGCCGCGACGTGCAACGGCGCGGATCGCGACGCGGTCGCGGGCGGCGCGATCGACTCGCGGCTCGAGGCGACGGGCGCGCTCGCGATGTGCCTGAGCGAAGAGGGCGTGCTCGACATGTCGGGCAACGCGAAGGAGTGGACCGCCGATCAGCGCGGCACCGCGAGCGGCGGCGGGCGCATCTTCGTGGTGCGCGGCGGCTCGCACGAGTCGCCCGAGCTCGGGCTGACGTGCACGACCGAGCTCTCGCGCGCGACGGAGGACACGCTGCTCGGGTCGCTCGGCTTTCGGTGTTGCGACTCGGATGGGCCGTAG
- a CDS encoding acyl-CoA thioesterase, whose amino-acid sequence MDEPRREDFTFFHPLRVRWAEVDRQDVVFNPNYFVYFDLAVGEYWRAIGFRYPQDLAGTDVFAIDARASFRSPARYDDEIEIGCRVTRIGRSSKTCELAIWRGAELLTTGTLVYVHVELATRKSCAWPDAVRDAIVRFERVAPVS is encoded by the coding sequence ATGGACGAGCCGCGTCGGGAGGACTTCACCTTCTTCCATCCGCTCCGCGTGCGCTGGGCCGAGGTCGATCGTCAGGACGTCGTGTTCAACCCGAACTACTTCGTCTACTTCGACCTCGCGGTCGGCGAGTACTGGCGCGCGATCGGGTTCCGCTATCCGCAGGACCTGGCGGGGACCGACGTGTTCGCGATCGACGCGCGCGCGTCGTTCCGCTCGCCCGCGCGCTACGACGACGAGATCGAGATCGGGTGCCGCGTGACGCGCATCGGGCGCTCGTCGAAGACGTGTGAGCTCGCGATCTGGCGCGGCGCGGAGCTGCTGACGACGGGCACGCTGGTCTACGTGCACGTCGAGCTCGCGACGCGGAAGAGCTGCGCGTGGCCGGATGCGGTGCGCGACGCGATCGTGCGCTTCGAGCGCGTGGCGCCGGTCTCCTGA
- a CDS encoding DUF5131 family protein: MSERIDIEWADTTWNPVRGCTPVGPGCRHCSARTFAERWRGVPGHAYERGFDLRLVPDALDEPLVWRRPRRVAVGSTSDLFHGGVPAAFVEQVFRTMHAAERHTFLVLTRRAERMRDVVGALPIELVALPNVWLGVSVEDRSHGVPRIAVLREVPAARRFVAIEPLLEDVGALDLRGIDWVLAGGETGLHARPVRDEWVVAIRDQCEAAGVPFFFKQWGGARRRARELEGRTHDARPGPG, from the coding sequence ATGAGCGAGCGCATCGACATCGAGTGGGCCGACACGACGTGGAACCCAGTGCGCGGGTGCACGCCCGTCGGGCCCGGTTGCCGACATTGTTCCGCGCGCACCTTCGCCGAGCGCTGGCGCGGCGTGCCGGGCCACGCGTACGAGCGCGGCTTCGATCTGCGTCTCGTGCCCGACGCGCTCGACGAGCCGCTGGTCTGGCGCCGACCACGACGGGTCGCGGTGGGCTCGACGAGCGATCTGTTCCACGGCGGCGTGCCCGCGGCGTTCGTCGAGCAGGTGTTCCGCACGATGCACGCGGCAGAGCGGCACACGTTCCTGGTGCTGACCCGACGCGCCGAGCGCATGCGCGACGTGGTGGGCGCGCTGCCGATCGAGCTCGTCGCGCTGCCGAACGTGTGGCTCGGGGTGAGCGTCGAGGATCGCAGCCACGGCGTGCCGCGGATCGCCGTGCTGCGCGAGGTGCCCGCGGCGCGTCGGTTCGTCGCGATCGAGCCGCTGCTCGAGGATGTCGGCGCGCTGGATCTGCGCGGGATCGACTGGGTGCTCGCGGGCGGCGAGACGGGGCTGCACGCGCGACCGGTGCGCGACGAGTGGGTCGTCGCGATCCGCGATCAGTGCGAGGCCGCGGGCGTCCCGTTCTTCTTCAAGCAGTGGGGCGGCGCGCGAAGACGAGCGCGCGAGCTCGAGGGGCGCACCCACGACGCGCGACCCGGCCCCGGCTGA
- a CDS encoding vWA domain-containing protein: MSRVAVALFFFLLSVFPALASAQDLVVNGTTATLGGVRRYRTVRVINNGRIIVPGFDGTDRTNTGNLVLIAESILVDATSSIVARGAGYQPVVCGNGRGPTTAPLSGGRGGCAVLDSGGGGAHFGRGGRGTKDCFVFGSTTSCQFPQEFEESCGALNATATACTETGGTCYNNDGLPSVAGDAYRHSIYEIEFGASGGDKGCRDGFDAASTGGAGGGRIVLVGLTAAGTGTVQIDGTINAAGRRGCGSGNDSGGGGAGGSILIVGDQVQVGATGVVTAAGGLGGDTNSGRGDQPDFADCAGRQAGGTCDDCGGGGGGGIINVLSRSSSLHYGATFDVGGAAGGVCEICRGEAGGGAGELLLDGAYVGEYCDGFDNDFDGNVDEGLGTTSCGLGACARDIAACASGAPVTCAPMVTSDPSCRASDAGARPRIAVVLDTSSSMLLDLRGYPTFGDGSVDRPGIDTDGNGRPDDSRLSLARESLAQVISAYPEIDFALARYHQDQGVERSCQTARWFECEGLIGTYDNPGDNTGTVACNVAIGPSTNVAIRPISTAGDECINYAGTCGPPRRGADVLSGFGTPTRDLVRWLDGRETAFDADTTPGDVCRHARAGRDCEVRASGETPLAGSLQTIEDYVVPIRATDPSTGCRGYAVILVTDGAESCGGDPVAQARRLHDTFGIETYVVAVSVRADEEASLNAIARAGSGNTRMNATFVRNPAELVPAITSILEGSLRTERCNAMDDDCDGRTDEGFALGDACDDGLVGACRGTGATVCAASELAVECAITMPGASPGTESCNAMDDDCDEAIDEGLTCNTECTPTGAEVCNGVDDDCNGLVDEVDPALGTPCGEDEGQCEPGALRCVGGELTCIGGRGPRDEVCNGLDDDCDGMADDLAECPVGSLCLEGSCRRSCDPAMEFPCPVDFVCTMPEGATGNYCVPTACAECEAHERCVDDVCVDPCEGVTCGEGEECRGGDCVGCEVLGCAAGELCWDGACRPDRCDDATCSSAQMCVDGDCRSACGPGDCPAGQRCAADGTCESDPCAGVTCDGGRVCVAGECRMDPCRGVRCDRGEVCAGATGCIPDPCALVTCPAGRSCAVSTSGVAECARVGGGVDAGTGEWVLAAGGGGVCSVVAPGASRGGAVVLAMIALALVVVRRRRGGAR, from the coding sequence ATGTCACGGGTCGCCGTCGCTCTCTTCTTCTTCCTTCTCTCCGTCTTCCCAGCGCTCGCGAGCGCGCAGGACCTCGTCGTGAACGGCACGACGGCCACGCTCGGCGGCGTTCGCCGCTATCGCACGGTGCGGGTGATCAACAACGGGCGCATCATCGTGCCCGGGTTCGACGGCACCGATCGCACGAACACCGGCAACCTCGTGCTGATCGCCGAGAGCATCCTCGTCGACGCGACGTCGTCGATCGTCGCGCGCGGTGCGGGCTATCAGCCGGTCGTCTGCGGCAACGGTCGCGGGCCCACGACCGCGCCGCTCTCGGGCGGTCGCGGCGGCTGCGCGGTGCTGGACTCGGGCGGAGGCGGCGCGCACTTCGGACGCGGAGGCCGCGGCACCAAGGACTGCTTCGTCTTCGGCTCCACGACCTCTTGCCAGTTCCCGCAGGAGTTCGAGGAGTCGTGCGGCGCGCTCAACGCCACGGCCACTGCGTGCACCGAGACCGGCGGCACTTGCTACAACAACGACGGTCTGCCGAGCGTCGCCGGCGACGCGTACCGGCACAGCATCTACGAGATCGAGTTCGGCGCGTCGGGCGGCGACAAGGGATGCCGCGACGGGTTCGACGCCGCGTCGACGGGCGGCGCGGGCGGCGGTCGGATCGTCCTCGTCGGGCTCACCGCGGCGGGCACCGGCACCGTGCAGATCGACGGCACCATCAACGCTGCGGGCCGTCGCGGTTGCGGCAGCGGCAACGACTCGGGCGGCGGGGGTGCGGGCGGATCGATCCTGATCGTCGGCGATCAGGTGCAGGTCGGCGCGACGGGTGTCGTCACCGCGGCGGGCGGGCTCGGGGGCGACACGAACTCCGGCCGAGGCGACCAGCCCGACTTCGCGGACTGCGCCGGACGACAGGCGGGCGGCACCTGCGACGACTGCGGCGGCGGCGGCGGCGGCGGCATCATCAACGTGCTCTCGCGCAGCTCGTCGCTGCACTACGGCGCGACCTTCGACGTCGGCGGCGCGGCGGGCGGCGTCTGCGAGATCTGTCGCGGCGAAGCCGGCGGCGGCGCGGGCGAGCTGCTGCTCGACGGCGCGTACGTCGGCGAGTACTGCGACGGCTTCGACAACGACTTCGACGGCAACGTCGACGAGGGCCTCGGCACGACGAGCTGCGGCCTCGGCGCCTGCGCGCGCGACATCGCGGCGTGCGCGTCCGGCGCGCCCGTGACGTGCGCGCCGATGGTCACCAGCGATCCGAGCTGCCGCGCGAGCGACGCCGGCGCGCGCCCGCGCATCGCGGTGGTGCTCGACACCTCGAGCTCGATGCTGCTCGACCTGCGCGGCTATCCGACGTTCGGCGACGGCAGCGTCGATCGCCCGGGCATCGACACCGACGGCAACGGTCGTCCCGACGACTCGCGCCTCTCGCTCGCGCGCGAGTCGCTCGCGCAGGTGATCAGCGCGTACCCCGAGATCGACTTCGCGCTCGCGCGCTACCACCAGGACCAGGGCGTCGAGCGCTCGTGCCAGACCGCGCGCTGGTTCGAGTGCGAGGGCCTGATCGGCACTTACGACAACCCCGGCGACAACACCGGGACGGTCGCGTGCAACGTCGCGATCGGGCCCTCCACGAACGTCGCGATCCGCCCGATCTCCACCGCGGGCGACGAGTGCATCAACTACGCGGGCACCTGCGGCCCGCCGCGCCGTGGCGCCGACGTGCTCAGCGGCTTCGGCACGCCCACGCGCGATCTCGTGCGCTGGCTCGACGGACGCGAGACCGCGTTCGACGCCGACACGACGCCCGGTGACGTGTGCCGCCACGCGCGCGCCGGTCGCGACTGCGAGGTGCGCGCGAGCGGTGAGACGCCGCTCGCAGGATCGCTCCAGACGATCGAGGACTACGTCGTCCCGATCCGCGCCACCGATCCGTCGACCGGGTGCCGCGGCTACGCGGTGATCCTCGTGACCGACGGCGCCGAGAGCTGCGGCGGCGATCCCGTCGCGCAGGCGCGCCGTCTGCACGACACGTTCGGCATCGAGACGTACGTCGTCGCCGTGAGCGTGCGCGCCGACGAAGAGGCGTCGCTCAACGCGATCGCGCGCGCGGGCTCGGGCAACACGCGCATGAACGCGACGTTCGTGCGCAACCCTGCGGAGCTCGTGCCTGCGATCACCTCGATCCTCGAGGGCTCGCTGCGCACCGAGCGCTGCAACGCGATGGACGACGACTGCGACGGTCGCACCGACGAGGGCTTCGCGCTCGGCGACGCGTGCGACGACGGGCTCGTCGGCGCGTGCCGCGGCACCGGCGCGACGGTGTGCGCGGCGAGCGAGCTCGCGGTCGAGTGCGCGATCACGATGCCCGGTGCGTCACCCGGCACCGAGTCGTGCAACGCGATGGACGACGACTGCGACGAGGCGATCGACGAGGGCCTCACCTGCAACACCGAGTGCACGCCGACCGGCGCCGAGGTCTGCAACGGCGTCGACGACGACTGCAACGGGCTCGTCGACGAGGTCGATCCCGCGCTCGGCACGCCGTGCGGCGAGGACGAAGGACAGTGCGAGCCCGGCGCGCTGCGCTGCGTCGGCGGCGAGCTCACGTGCATCGGCGGTCGCGGCCCGCGCGACGAGGTGTGCAACGGCCTCGACGACGACTGCGACGGCATGGCCGACGATCTCGCGGAGTGTCCGGTCGGCTCGCTCTGCCTCGAGGGCTCGTGCCGCCGCTCGTGCGATCCCGCGATGGAGTTCCCGTGCCCGGTCGACTTCGTGTGCACGATGCCCGAGGGCGCGACCGGCAACTACTGCGTGCCCACCGCGTGCGCGGAGTGCGAGGCGCACGAGCGCTGCGTCGACGACGTGTGCGTCGACCCGTGCGAGGGTGTGACGTGCGGCGAGGGCGAGGAGTGCCGCGGCGGCGACTGCGTCGGCTGCGAGGTGCTCGGCTGCGCGGCTGGCGAGCTCTGCTGGGACGGCGCGTGCCGTCCGGATCGCTGCGACGACGCGACGTGCTCGAGCGCGCAGATGTGCGTCGACGGCGACTGCCGGAGCGCGTGCGGGCCCGGTGATTGCCCGGCGGGCCAGCGCTGCGCGGCGGACGGCACGTGCGAGAGCGATCCCTGCGCGGGCGTGACCTGCGACGGCGGTCGCGTGTGCGTCGCCGGCGAGTGCCGCATGGACCCGTGCCGCGGTGTGCGCTGCGATCGGGGCGAGGTCTGCGCGGGCGCGACGGGGTGCATCCCCGATCCGTGCGCGCTCGTGACGTGCCCCGCGGGTCGCTCGTGCGCGGTGAGCACGAGCGGCGTCGCGGAGTGCGCGCGCGTCGGTGGTGGCGTGGACGCGGGCACCGGCGAGTGGGTGCTCGCGGCGGGCGGCGGCGGCGTGTGCAGCGTGGTCGCGCCGGGCGCGTCGCGTGGTGGCGCCGTGGTGCTCGCGATGATCGCGCTCGCGCTCGTCGTGGTGCGCCGTCGTCGTGGAGGCGCGCGATGA
- a CDS encoding pre-peptidase C-terminal domain-containing protein, giving the protein MLRRCTLLSLVLVIASGCCFGGTGLPGSAPPAPTPPVGTTPTTAVAPVAPGATISLAPGFMPDPQVSTGAAGGPVAANTMSPDCRGHIPAQPSLIINATAAFANLRIVASSSADTTLVVQRADGTFLCNDDSEGLNPIVQGAFGPGQHRVWVGTWSPTGAGAAYTLGVTELASVTAASLGAAGGAAAGGGTPVAGETRTGNLGPGDAQLQSGEYRDTYEFAWTAGQRVQIDCTGDFDNYLILRRPSGTQVDNDDTNGTNAQIIETLTETGTYTVVVTTYAPGQTGSYTLTIR; this is encoded by the coding sequence ATGCTGCGCCGCTGTACGCTCCTCTCCCTCGTCCTCGTCATCGCGTCGGGTTGCTGCTTCGGCGGCACCGGCCTGCCCGGCAGCGCGCCGCCCGCGCCGACGCCGCCGGTGGGCACCACGCCGACCACCGCCGTCGCGCCCGTCGCGCCCGGCGCGACCATCTCGCTCGCGCCGGGCTTCATGCCCGACCCGCAGGTCTCGACCGGCGCCGCCGGTGGCCCGGTCGCCGCGAACACGATGAGCCCCGACTGCCGCGGCCACATCCCCGCGCAGCCGAGCCTGATCATCAACGCGACCGCGGCGTTCGCGAACCTGCGCATCGTCGCGAGCTCGAGCGCGGACACCACGCTCGTCGTGCAGCGCGCCGACGGGACGTTCCTCTGCAACGACGACAGCGAGGGCCTGAACCCGATCGTGCAGGGCGCGTTCGGGCCCGGTCAGCACCGCGTGTGGGTCGGCACGTGGAGCCCGACCGGCGCGGGCGCCGCGTACACGCTCGGCGTGACCGAGCTCGCGAGCGTGACCGCGGCGTCGCTCGGCGCGGCGGGCGGCGCGGCAGCGGGCGGAGGCACGCCCGTCGCCGGCGAGACGCGCACCGGCAACCTCGGGCCCGGCGACGCGCAGCTGCAGAGCGGCGAGTACCGCGACACCTACGAGTTCGCGTGGACCGCGGGCCAGCGCGTGCAGATCGACTGCACCGGCGACTTCGACAACTACCTCATCCTGCGCCGTCCCTCGGGCACGCAGGTCGACAACGACGACACGAACGGCACGAACGCGCAGATCATCGAGACGCTGACCGAGACCGGCACGTACACCGTCGTCGTCACGACGTACGCGCCCGGCCAGACCGGCTCGTACACGCTGACGATCCGCTGA
- a CDS encoding LysR family transcriptional regulator, whose translation MDGRQGTHMDWDHLRTFEAVARLGSVTAAAKALGVSQSTASRHLARLEESAGSPLFVRSAPLGLTERGASVLAAMRPMLDAALAAEAALEDTPELRGEVTITSTSELVRWELVPRLARFHVAYPNLRLRLLADNRVASLAAGDADVAIRMVRPSRGELIARRWRTITHGYFAARGLELHDAVPWLGLAGSLAEIPEQRHAARAFAGRPPRLLVEDVEALGLAVAAGLGVAILARELAPRLGDLVEVAPRDIGVEDPASIPARDIWIVVHRSRQRLPRVRAVTRWLAGQTR comes from the coding sequence ATGGATGGTCGACAGGGCACGCACATGGACTGGGATCACCTGCGCACGTTCGAGGCGGTCGCGCGGCTCGGGAGCGTCACCGCGGCGGCCAAGGCGCTCGGCGTGAGCCAGTCGACCGCGAGCCGTCACCTCGCGCGCCTCGAGGAGAGCGCCGGCTCGCCGCTCTTCGTCCGCAGCGCGCCGCTCGGGCTCACCGAGCGCGGCGCGTCGGTGCTCGCGGCGATGCGGCCGATGCTCGACGCCGCGCTCGCGGCCGAGGCCGCGCTCGAGGACACGCCCGAGCTGCGCGGCGAGGTGACGATCACGTCGACGAGCGAGCTCGTCCGATGGGAGCTGGTGCCGCGCCTCGCGCGCTTCCACGTCGCGTATCCGAACCTCCGTCTTCGTCTGCTCGCGGACAACCGCGTCGCGAGCCTGGCCGCGGGCGACGCGGACGTCGCGATCCGCATGGTCCGTCCTTCACGCGGCGAGCTGATCGCGCGTCGCTGGAGGACGATCACGCACGGCTACTTCGCGGCGCGCGGCCTCGAGCTGCACGACGCCGTGCCCTGGCTCGGCCTCGCGGGATCGCTCGCCGAGATCCCCGAGCAACGACACGCGGCGCGGGCGTTCGCCGGGCGTCCGCCACGCCTGCTCGTCGAGGACGTGGAGGCGCTCGGGCTCGCGGTCGCGGCAGGGCTCGGCGTCGCGATCCTCGCGCGCGAGCTGGCGCCGAGGCTCGGCGACCTGGTGGAGGTCGCGCCGCGCGACATCGGGGTCGAGGACCCGGCGAGCATCCCGGCGCGCGACATCTGGATCGTCGTGCACCGATCACGGCAGCGCTTGCCGCGGGTGCGCGCGGTGACGCGCTGGCTCGCGGGCCAGACGCGCTGA
- a CDS encoding MBL fold metallo-hydrolase, with the protein MRIRQLRNATLVLSIGPHRLLVDPMLGAAGSMPGFRMIGGTGRRNPTVELPAGAPAWLDDLTGALVTHEHPDHLDGAGRRFLRERGLPVWASPVDVASLRAKGLDARALDGLGIDVEIVPARHGRGLVGWLMGPVAGVYLAHEGEPSVLLTSDAVLCDALLDAIERLRPEVIVAPAGAANFGVGGDILFSLDELVTLVRRAPGVVVLNHLEALDHCPTTREALRARMEREGLRAKVRIPDDGEELVLARERVEERPRVRPVAPAGGLQKWVAARLSG; encoded by the coding sequence ATGAGAATCCGCCAACTCCGCAACGCGACGCTCGTCCTCTCGATCGGTCCCCACCGCCTGCTCGTCGATCCGATGCTCGGCGCAGCGGGCTCGATGCCGGGCTTCCGCATGATCGGCGGCACCGGGCGCAGGAACCCGACCGTCGAGCTCCCGGCCGGCGCGCCGGCGTGGCTCGACGACCTCACGGGCGCGCTCGTCACCCACGAGCACCCCGATCACCTCGACGGCGCGGGACGGCGCTTCCTCCGAGAGCGCGGCCTCCCGGTGTGGGCGAGCCCGGTCGACGTCGCGAGCCTGCGCGCGAAGGGGCTCGACGCGCGCGCGCTCGACGGGCTCGGCATCGACGTCGAGATCGTCCCGGCGCGACACGGGCGCGGGCTCGTCGGGTGGCTGATGGGCCCGGTCGCGGGCGTGTACCTCGCGCACGAGGGCGAGCCGAGCGTGCTGCTCACGTCCGACGCGGTGCTGTGCGACGCGCTGCTCGACGCGATCGAGCGCCTGCGCCCCGAGGTGATCGTCGCGCCCGCGGGCGCCGCGAACTTCGGCGTCGGCGGCGACATCCTGTTCTCGCTCGACGAGCTCGTGACGCTCGTGCGGCGCGCGCCCGGCGTGGTCGTGCTGAACCACCTCGAGGCGCTCGATCACTGCCCGACGACGCGCGAGGCGCTGCGTGCGCGCATGGAGCGCGAGGGGCTCCGCGCGAAGGTGCGCATCCCCGACGACGGCGAGGAGCTCGTGCTCGCCCGCGAGCGCGTCGAGGAGCGACCGCGCGTGCGCCCCGTCGCGCCGGCCGGGGGGCTGCAGAAGTGGGTGGCCGCGCGCCTCTCGGGGTGA
- a CDS encoding Uma2 family endonuclease translates to MAEPARRLATYEDLLRTPEGVRAEVIHGALQTLPSPLPKHSKVQGAIRRFVGGPFDDDDGHGGPGGWWILLEVDVRFGAHDIVRPDLVGWRRARLPRPWDTRPIDVVPDWICEVTSPSNARHDRLVKARLYAAQGVPALWLVDPELRIAEALALNADKRWVDVGRFGDGDVARIPPFEEIELDVTRLFPPLDEPDAPPET, encoded by the coding sequence ATGGCCGAGCCCGCGCGCCGCCTCGCGACCTACGAGGACCTGCTCCGCACGCCGGAAGGCGTGCGCGCCGAGGTGATCCACGGCGCGCTACAGACCCTGCCGTCGCCGCTGCCGAAGCACTCGAAGGTGCAGGGCGCGATCCGTCGTTTCGTCGGCGGGCCCTTCGACGACGACGACGGGCACGGGGGGCCGGGCGGCTGGTGGATCCTCCTCGAGGTCGACGTGCGCTTCGGGGCCCACGACATCGTGCGCCCCGACCTCGTCGGCTGGCGCCGCGCGCGCTTGCCGCGTCCGTGGGACACGCGACCGATCGACGTGGTCCCCGACTGGATCTGCGAGGTGACGTCGCCCTCGAACGCGCGCCACGATCGCCTCGTGAAGGCGCGCCTCTACGCCGCGCAGGGCGTGCCCGCGCTGTGGCTCGTCGATCCCGAGCTGCGCATCGCCGAGGCGCTCGCGCTGAACGCGGACAAGCGCTGGGTCGACGTCGGCCGCTTCGGCGACGGCGACGTCGCGCGCATCCCTCCGTTCGAGGAGATCGAGCTCGACGTGACGCGCCTCTTCCCGCCGCTCGACGAGCCCGACGCGCCGCCCGAGACCTAA